The genomic region TTGGAAGACCATTTGGAAGTTAAGTATGCCAGCCAAGATAAAAATCCATGTTTAGAGAACCTTATTAGGGGCTATTCCTTGTCATGGCGTGCTTGCAAATAGGCACATGAGTACTAGTTCACGGTGTCCTTTATGTATATCAGATTGCGAAAGTGTTAGGCATGTGTTCTTTCTCTGCCCAAGAGTGCAAGAAGTGTGGCGCATTTTGGGACTGGACTCTCTCATCTCTGAAGTTTGCTCAGTTGATCGTGAGGGAGGATCAGTCTTGGCTGATTTGTTTCTTTCCAAGAGCCCTATATAGCCGACCATATCTGGTGTGAAAAGAACTGATCTTATTGCCACTACCGTTTGGTACGTGTGGTGGGAACGACGACGTTTCACGCATGAGCATATATTGCAGGACCCAGTGAGATCGGCGCAGACCATCACTGCGCTTGCAAAGAACTTCGTCAGAGCCAGGGTGAAGCATGCACGAATTAGGAGGCATGGTTGGCTGAGACCACCAAAGAATATTGTGAAGTTGAATATTGACGCTGGTTTTAATTATGACAGTAGTTCTGGAAGTACTGGAGCTATTCTACGTGAGTATACAGGTTCTTTTTTAGCGGCATCATGCAGTGATATCCCTTTTGTAGAAGATGCGGCGACGGCGGAAGCACGAGGCCTTAGAGACGGACTCATACTTGCCAATGACTTGGGTTGCAACAATCTTCACGTCGAGGCAGACTGCATGGAGGTGATTGATACTATGCAAAATGGAGGGAATTCTCTTGGCCCAGCTGCGGCCATTTACGAAGAATGCTCTTTTCTAGCTCGCAAATTTAATATTATAGAGTTTAATTACTGTCCTAGGGAGGCCAATATGGCGGCAGATGTGCTAGCCAGGGACTCGGAGAACTCTCGAACTATTGTGTGGAAGTCAGAGCCTCCGGGATTTTTAGTTGATGTTCTCTTAAATGATGTATCCCTATTTTCACATGaaatataaaccgccatgatggcattttctcaaaaaaaaaaagaagaggGCACCCCTACACCTATTTGATCGTCGTATCGTTTAGGATAACAGTGCCCTCCGAAATTCACTCCAAATCCAATCAGGAGTGCGCTGGACGTTGACGTGAAGGCCTGTCCTTACTCCGGTGAGGTGCCGGAGTGATCTACTACGTTGCTGCAGTTCGTCATCGGACTCCACTTCCTCAACTGAGATGGCCTCTTCAAACGGAGGTATAAACACACTACTGTCAACTAATTTTCGCATCAAATCGAGTAGTGTTCATGTGTATTAGATAAGATCTGATTAGCAATTGCATAATCCTAGCAATATCTCTAACAAACCCAGCTCAACTCTTCAGCAAAATTGTCGACGAGATGGAAGAATGGAAGGCGGCCGGAGCAGGTGGCTTAGATCGATTAGCGAGAGTGTGATTCTTGTTTTATCGCTGGTGTAGGTGTTGGTGTGTGATCGACGCTTTGTTCGTACTGCGTTCCGATATTCTTGTAAATGTTTTGCTCTTCTTCTATATAGATATGGTATGCCTTTGACATACTCTCAGAAAAAAAGGACAATTAATGACTGTAGATTGGAAGGTTTTCCGGAACAAAAACATATGGTTGTTTTGTGCACCGGGGCACTCGTATTGTTGTTAGGTGATCTTATAAGAACCCATTAACCACCTTCAAAAAAATAACAACCCACTAACGAACCACGAAACGGATTATGCACGCCAACGAGGTAGCAGCGTGCAAACAACGGATTTCCATAGGTCTCGTGGCGCATTTTGTGACTTGGGCACATACTGAATAGTGAATACAGTCAGCTGATCCCATCCACTTGATTACGGACGGATGACCACAAACGGATCAGTTGAAGCGACTCGAGAACGCGCGCGTGGGGACACGTAGGCTTTGATACATTGCATGCATGCACCTACCAGCACCAGAGACGTCGTAGCATAAAGACACCAAGTCATGGCCTGCAGGATAACAAGATAAGCAACGGCTTTGCTGTCGATCGAGacgaagaaacgaagaagataaGCAAGATAGAACTCGCTGCTACCGCCAGCTCAAAAGAGGTGCGTGGGGCCGTGCCGACGCGGAATTTGTTTATCAAGGAAAGGAAAGAAGCAAAATGCAACCAAGTTCGAACACCTTCAACGACCTTCACCCGGCTACTGTTGCAGGGAAAGTAGTGGTGCCAATCTCCTACCTGGAAAATTTGTAGAATTCATATGAGAGTTCTGGTTGATACAACTAGGGCTCGATTAAAACTCAAAACTTGTAAAAATGAGTAGCTCATGACTCAACTCGACTCAAACTACATAACTAAGAGTTAAACCGGGTTTAATCTGAGATCATTAACTGAATGAGTTTAACGAGTTGAGCTAACGAGTTAGTAGTAACTCGTTAAGCTCATTAATGAGAAGAGACATGAGATAATTAAGTATCAATATTGTTGTTGATTGTTGTTATTTATGAAATGCACCAACTATTCGTTTAATGCAAATTGTTAATTGCTGTGattcatgaaaaaaagttcatgtCTACAAGTATATATTACGAGGTTAAATATTCTTAAAAAATATTAATTGTATCGCAATACACATACATTGTTAAACAAGCTAACTGCGAGTTACATTAGTCGAGCCGTTTTAAATATAAGTCATTATGTTAGTGAGTCCATCCAAGTTAACTCGTTATCTTAACGATCtctaacgagtcgagtcgagcaaGTTATCAGCTTGGTTTTGATCCTTAGATGACATGGTACAAAAGTCATTTCCGACATTCTTGGAGATGGTTAAGCCATTCTAGCAGAGTCGTTATATTTGTGATCGCCATTGGCCATCGTGCTCCATATGGATATGGATGCTGCGGTGACTACATGCaaacatagattcatcaaaaaggCAGCCTACATATTTTTCTTACATGTGTGTTTCACATGTCATTGACTACAATGGTTCTTCCCAAAAATCCAATATTCAGAACACATTTGTTTCAGACCTCAGTTCAATTTTATTCCCCACCTCAACGATGGAAGTATTTTAGTATTAGATTTCAATATCGATTTCAACTAGGTTTTCAACTAGGATTTACAAAATGGATTTCAAGAAGGATTTACAAGGATTCTCTACTAAACTATGAGCTCTTCCTCCTCATTGAAGTGACTTCACAGGCAGGGGTGGCTTCAGCTACCGTGACTTCCGTGGCCACGCGGTCGACGAACGCATGTGTGTCCTGGATACAGGATAAGGCCAAAGTCTTGAATAGTGGTGTTCATTTCTGCCAGATGGCATCGACATGTGGTAAAAGTACTCAAGGGCGGCGGGTAGGCGAGCACCGCCGTCGACTGATTCTGCCTTATGGCGCACTTCGTCCTCGACCCACTCAGAGAAGTCTCACGCCCTCTccaagatctctctctctctctctctctctctctctcggcgcagTCCCCTTCGGTCTCACCGGGAAAGGTCCACGGGGAGGGCGTGGCCACACCCGAATGGTGGAAGAGAGAAGAGGGGTAGTGGCCGACGAAGGGAGACGATGGGATGAGTGTGCCGACGCCAGGGATCGGGGAAGAGAGTGAATATGGTGGCATCGACAAAGGGCTCTGATGGGGGTTTATACCCACAAATGGGCGCGTTTCGATGGGAAACGAGGGATGGGGATTTGCCACGTGCGGGTGGGAAACAAGTGTGAAATGCGGCGACGGTCATTAATTGATGCTCTTCCCAGTGGACAAATGGGTGCGGCATCCGCAGGGGTGAAAGCGGCAGTTGTACGTACGGCGACGCCATTGACGGGGTTGCGCGGGGGACTAAGAGGTTGTGCTAAAACTTCCCTACGCCATTGACGGGGCTGCGTGGATGACGACTTTGTCAGAGTCTTAAAAACAGTTCCTACCAAAATTACCATATCGACAAGTTAAGATATCAATCACACCGATATACCACTAGAAAAATCAGGCTGATATAACAACAATGCTAGAATTGCTAGGGCCATGGGGCATGGTGAATCCCGGcacttgccggtgggagggctccgtttgtATATGTTTCTTtgaattttgtttggttttgtgtgtCTTGCTCAGGAAGGTGAGACGACGGCAgctttctgaagatggaataaggttctccccgctcgtctcggtggtgcgtctagcatggTCGGATGGTGTGTGGATGTCTGTCTCTGGCGGATCTCACAGAATTCGGTCGGGGATTGTCTTCGGTGGATCTGCTCAGATCCGGTCTTCGGTCATCTACGTTCATGCggcttcaggttggatccttccgatctatatCTCTCTTCATCAGCGGTgtttgctgttctggtgcgctggtcctatatgACCTTGACATGATGACTTctcgactatctactacaacaagttatGTCCGGCACCGACAAGGGAGGGACGGTGACAGTAGCGCGCCTTCGGCTCACTTCAATTCTTGTATTTaccgctaggtggtctatggatttgACTGTAtcttttattatttctgatgttcaTTCTAATGCTATAATTAAAGATGAATACAGAATGGAAGTATTTTCGGGAAAAAATTAGCTCGGCAGACGCCATCACGCCTTACACGCGGCAGAGCAGCGCGACTACGACTTCCTCGTTCCCAGGAGGTGCCGTGCCAGGCGCGGCTGTACTCCGTCACTGCCTCGCGGGGTCCACTCAGTGCCTGGGCCCACGGGTCAATTGCCATCTCCGTCGATGGTTTTTGTCTCCATCCAGGAGAAGCAAGTTTGCTGCTCCTAGAGCTTCGGCGCACGCTGGATCCCCCGTAACAGGAGTCCCGAAACAGGGCACAGTCTTTGTCAAACATCCGCCAAATATCTTTGCCAAACATTACCGTATCCTGCTAATGCATGTGTTAGCTCGCCATAAAAAACCAATGCATGTGGCCTTCTATAAGGGTCGGATACAGCACGGCAGATCCAACGCTTTGCCAAATTCTCCACGACCTATATAGAAACCTCTTCACGAACACTTTGCCATTTTAACTCACTGGTATAGGCGCTGCGCTCTCGTAGCGGGCTGTGTATAGCTTTGCGAACCATTGCTCGCCGTGAAGGGTCGAGTTCTTGAACAGCTTTGGCGATCGCGGGCGTACGTGCGTGCATGGCTGTGCTGTCGTCTGCGAGGCGCCTCCTCCCGTGGGGCCGCGCCCCGGCCGGCGGGGTCAGCGGCGGCCTCCGAGCTCTACTCGGGACGGTGCGTACCCGCGCGCTTCTCGTGCTTTTACAGTTGAGATCCCCGTCTACAAAGCATGGCCGCCGGGCCTGGCGCTTCTACTCTTCTTGTTTCCGTTGCGAGAGAAGAAGAGCATTTTCCCGTCTACTAAGATTTATCCATGTCCACGATGCTCTCACATCCTGCCTCCATGAGGACGATGATGAGGTCGATCGGAACTCACAGTAGGCGCCTTCTCGGTGTGCAGGACGGAGGCGGCGGCCGCTCTCTTCTCCCGTCCCGGTGGAAGTCGTCGCAGCCGCAGCTGGACCCCGTCGACAGGTGCGTGAGTGGCATGCAGGCTCATCGTTCCTTTCCGTGATTGGTTTCGATTCGTTTGCAGTTTGATCGATCGCCAATGGCTTTTAACATTTTGCGCCGTTCGTCACACTCAAACTTAACGCTTGAGCTGTCGCCACCGGGGCATCCGTGTGCGGTTTGGCTTGGCTGCAGGTCCGacgaggagggcggcggcgacatCGACTGGGACAACCTCGGCTTCGGGCTCACCCCGACCGACTACATGTACGTCATGCGGTGCTCGCAGGAGGAGGGCGGCTTCTCCCGCGGCGAGCTCGCCCGCTACGGCAACATCGAGCTCAGCCCCTCCTCCGGCGTGCTCAACTACGGGCAGGGGCTGTTCGAGGGGCTCAAGGCGTACCGGAGGGCGGACGGGCCCGGGTACATGCTGTTCCGGCCGGAGGAGAACGCGCGGCGGATGCAGCACGGCGCCGGGCGCATGTGCATGCCGGCCCCGTCCGTCGAGCAGTTCGTGCACGCCGTCAAGCAGACCGTCCTCGCCAACAGGCGCTGGGTACGTACAACGTGGTGACCATCGGTGTGTCCTTTTATTCACGTGAGTGCACGCCATGCTCATGAGCCCTCCATGGCTGATCTCCGCACCGCAACCACCGCTGTCCTACGTTGGTTTCAGGTGCCGCCGCAGGGAAAGGGGGCGCTGTACCTCAGGCCGCTGCTCATCGGGAGCGGGGCGATCCTCGGGCTGGCGCCGGCGCCCGAGTATACCTTCATGATCTACGCGGCGCCCGTGGGCACATATTTCAAGGAAGGCATGGCGGCGATAAACCTGCTGGTCGAGGAGGAGATCCACCGCGCCATGCCGGGCGGCACCGGCGGGGTCAAGACCATCTCCAACTACGCGCCGGTAAACATCTTTCAGCCGGTAAATATCATCTTCGGGTGAATTTCCAGAAAATGTGACTGACCGGCCAGTGTTTTTATCCCATCGTCAGGTGCTCAAGGCGCAGATGGACGCGAGGAGCAAGGGGTTCGCGGACGTGCTGTACCTGGACTCGGTCCACAAGAGGTACGTGGAGGAGGCCTCCTCCTGCAACCTCTTCGTCGTGAAGGGCGGCGCCGTCGCGACGCCGGCGACGGAGGGGACCATCCTGCCGGGGGTCACGCGTCGGAGCATCATCGAGCTCGCCAGAGACAGCGGCTACCAGGTCGATCGATCAATGCACTCCACGTCCACCACGACTGTCCACCACCCAACTGCGCCGATAACAACGGACTGAAGCTTGTGTTGTGTGTTGTCTTCTTCAGGTCGAAGAGCGCCTCGTCTCCATCGACGATCTCGTCAGTGCCGACGAAGTGTTCTGCACGGGAACGGCCGTCGGCGTCACCCCGGTGTCCACCATCACCTACCAAGGGACAAGGTAAGTCCATCTCATGCAATTCGTCCGTCGAGCCGGGGCAAAAAGATCCAAGATGTCTGTTCGATTCAGTGCTGAGATGTGTACTGATTTTTGGGCGTGCGTGCAGGTACGAGTTCAGGACCGGGGAGGACACGTTGTCGAAGAAGCTTTACACGGCTCTGACGTCGATCCAGATGGGCCTGGCGGAGGACAAGAAGGGATGGACGGTCGCGGTTGATTGAGTAGGATAACAGCGTGGGCGCATGCGGCGCCGGAAGCATTCATCAGCATTTCTTATCATGTGTCTTgccaatgtgaataataatagtgaTGGTGATGATATCTCGGGGATGTCTCGGCCCGAAGGGTGATGGTTTCTCTGATGCTACTGATTTCTTGGAAAATATGGAAAGAGAGAAATGCACGTGTGTTCCGTAACAACGCAGTTCCCGTGGGTGTTCTTGTTGCTCGAACTAAAAAGGAAGCTTCTCTGTGGGGTGACATTTTTGTGTAATATTATGCTGAGAGTGAGGCTTGTAATTCGGCCCCTGGCCTAGACCCTAAAAAGATTCTTCTTATTCAACGAAAATGGTAagccttttgccttgtttcaaaaaaaatgatGATGATATCTCGTGTTAGAagatactcccttcgtttcaaattactcgtcgtagaaatggatgtatctagaactaaaatacatctagatacatacatacctacgacaagtaattcggaatgaAGGGAGTACGTATCAAGTTCAAATTTGGGCACAGAAAGAGAGAAGCTAATGTTGATCCTGCTTGACACTTGCGTTTTTGCCAAACAGACCGTTTTCATTAGCAAGTTCAAATTTGGGCACAGAAAGAAAGAAGCTAATGTTGATCCTGCTTGACACTTGCGTATTTGCCAAACAGACCGTTTTCATTAGCAAGTTCAAATTTGGGCACGCAAAGTAGCTACTGTTGGTCCTGATTGACACCTACCATTTGCCACATAGATCGTTTTCATGCATGACAACCTGGCAGTCGCATCGACGTTACAGTTACAGAGACATTTCATGGACATTCGGGGTACTTCGATAGTTTGATACGTTCACGTTGTTGCTCTCTGACAATTTATTTACAGAGACCAACAAGTGTGAGGTTTTTCTGGCGGCGCGCGCGGCAGGCCAAACAACAAGCAAACAACGGCACGACTGCATGCGGCACATGCCACATGGTAATGGTAGGCAGGAAAGAAACGTATGCCAAAGTGCAAGTAGTCAATTTTTCTTAGGCTCCATGTACGCGCTGCCAATCCAGACCCAACGTGCGTGCTTACTGGAATTGTCTTCTTTTTGAATCCTTGATTGATTGAAGGAACACAATAAGAAAACAGCACGGATCTGTCTTTTTGTTCAGCagatctgatctgatctgatcggGGGACAGGATGATGTGTCCGCCAAGTTGTCGCGGTGCAGTGTGTGGTCTCACCCATCTCCAGCGACAAATTGATCAAACGTCCCCGCATGCTGCTCTGGAAGCTGGATACGATCACCCATTCCTCATTCTTCACAATCATGTTTTGCATGATTATGCAAGTAGTCATCATCTCCTACAATGTTGTCGTATCTCATTGTTTAGCAAGTCTGCAAACAACTGCAAAATCGGGCTTGAGGCACTCCAA from Triticum aestivum cultivar Chinese Spring chromosome 4A, IWGSC CS RefSeq v2.1, whole genome shotgun sequence harbors:
- the LOC123085100 gene encoding branched-chain-amino-acid aminotransferase 2, chloroplastic — protein: MAVLSSARRLLPWGRAPAGGVSGGLRALLGTDGGGGRSLLPSRWKSSQPQLDPVDRSDEEGGGDIDWDNLGFGLTPTDYMYVMRCSQEEGGFSRGELARYGNIELSPSSGVLNYGQGLFEGLKAYRRADGPGYMLFRPEENARRMQHGAGRMCMPAPSVEQFVHAVKQTVLANRRWVPPQGKGALYLRPLLIGSGAILGLAPAPEYTFMIYAAPVGTYFKEGMAAINLLVEEEIHRAMPGGTGGVKTISNYAPVLKAQMDARSKGFADVLYLDSVHKRYVEEASSCNLFVVKGGAVATPATEGTILPGVTRRSIIELARDSGYQVEERLVSIDDLVSADEVFCTGTAVGVTPVSTITYQGTRYEFRTGEDTLSKKLYTALTSIQMGLAEDKKGWTVAVD